The following nucleotide sequence is from Sander vitreus isolate 19-12246 chromosome 11, sanVit1, whole genome shotgun sequence.
ggtctgtatgctGCTCTTCGATTTTGGGCGATTCGTGCCATAACCAGAGTCCTTCCAAAAGTGGAGATACCCATGAGGATTGTTGAAGACTGGTACTGGGGAGAAGCCTATTGTGTATGCATTGTCTCTGGGGCCTCTGAAGCTCTGCGGTGGTACTGCACAGTATGTGCCTTGGCAATCCTCAGACAAGCTGTTAGCAGCGCTGGATGaacctgaaataaaaatgaaatagattttaaaaaaatatataaggaTTACAAAATGTCAATGCAGGTACATTACCGCTATTTGTCATTTATGTCATTCTGGTGAATAGTAATGTTTAATTCAGTAGTGTGTGCTGTCAAAACTTCAAAACTTAAGAGAGGAAAACTCACTTTTCATCCTTGGCTGGAAGGTGCTGAAGTTCTTTTTGCCTCCGTCTCCACTGATATCAGAGTCACTGTCGTTAAAGTCACTGTCCCCTTTGCCACTGTCCTTCACGCTCAGCTGGTCGCTGTTGCCAATGCCACTGCACATACAATCAACAAAAACAGTATGAGCCCCCACTGAACCACATTAGCTTGATTATTGATGTATTTTTTCACATACAAGGCATGTCTCTATCCTACCCATCTAACCTCATTCCACAGAAAAGCCACAAGCAGAAAAATGCATGCATGGTGCATGTTAAGTACCATCTGTATTCAGCTAGATTTGCCTGTGAATAAAGTATATTCTATCTGAGAAAAGAAATTACATGTAGTTGTCTTACCTCACTTGCAAGCAGTATTTGTCACCTTGCCACACAGATTTTGCTTGGAAATGCTTGGAGGGTAGGAACATCTAAGGAAATAGACAAAATGACAGCAGAGAGCTTAGTTCCCATTTCTGGCATAAAGATCAAGGCAGCACTTAGAAACATCAcatcacaaaataaaatgtgaaaaaagaaataatcttTTAGTTTACTCACCTTTGTCTCAGAGTCTCCACTCCTCTCCTCATACAGGCAGGGGTCATCCAGAGACGAAGAGGTTCTCTCGTGGAAGAAGCCTTGTTGGCCTGTGTAAATGTTTGGTTCTGTTGAGCTGAGCATGGGCCTGCCATCAAACAGGCTGTGACACACTTCTCTCTTGGAGCCACCGTTTCGGCTGAGTTTGCATGTCACAACAACAACCACTATTGCAATCAGCAACAATGCACAGCCCCCGCTGAGCATAATAATGACAATTAGCGAGCCATCCAAGCCAAAGCCTTCTTCATCATTTGACCGCAACACAATAACGACTTGGTCTTCAGAGGGCTGTGTGTCTGAGACGATAAACCTAATGGTGGCACTGCTGGAGAGCGGGGACCTGCCATTGTCACTCACAGCGATTTTCATTTCCAGCACGTCTCCAATTTCAGATGTCAGCCATTGCTTTAAAGCAATCTCTCCAGTGTCTTTGTTCATTGTGAAAAGCTGTGGGTCACCTTGTACAATTTGGTAATAGAGCTCGCTATTCACTGCCTCGTCGTTGTCTTCAGCCGAGACGCAAATGGCAAGATAGCCAGCAGGTGCATTGAAAGGCAGAGGGATGTCAGCAGAGTCGTTCACAAGGACGGGGAAGGTGAAGTATGGATAATTGTCATTCAGATCCACAACTTTAATCCTTATTGTTGATGTGCTTGAAAGAGAGGGGGAACCTCTGTCTTCAGCTTGAATGACCAGTTCAATCTGCTGAAGAGTCTCATAATCAAAGGACCTCAAAGTGTACAAAGACCCTGAGAGTGAATCCACAGAAACATAAGTGGACATTAGAGATCCTCCCGGCACCTCTGAATCTATGAGTTTGTAAGAGACTTTGGCATTCTTTCCCACATCAGGATCTCGGGCCACAACTGTGGTAACATATGAACCTGGGATGTTATTTTCCAGGACAGAAACTTCAAATAGTGACTTACTGAAGAGGGGGGCGTTGTCATTCTCATCTGTTACACGGATGGTGTACTGTCTGACAGTTTTGAAGGGTGGGCTTCCAAGGTCCTCTGCAATCACAGTCAGGTTATACTCTGGGATCTTCTCTCTGTCTAAAGTAGTGCTGGTGATAATCATGAAAGAGTCCCCATATGCCTGCTGGAGGGTGAAATGCTCGTGCCCGAGCAGACTGATGCGCACGTACCCGTTGGAGCCAGAGTCTCTGTCCGAGGTGCTGATCAGAGCCACGAAGCTCTCCGCAGCTGCAGCTTCCGTGATGTAGGCGACTCCATCACTGCTGGAAGTCATCGGTTTGATGCTGATTTCAGGCGCATTGTCATTCACGTCCACGATATCTATCACAACTTTGCAGCTGGATGGGACAGAGTTCGCGCCCGAATCTGAGGCTTTGATGTTCAACTCGTATGACCTCCTTTTCTCAAAATCAACCAGCGCCTTCAAGTTCACGTCCCCGGAAAAAGGGTCGATGTGGAAAAGGCGTCCAGCTTCCGGTGATAGCCCGTCAGCAAACGCGTACGTCACCTCGCCGTTAACACCGTCGTCGGGGTCAAAAGCATGAACTTTGAGAACTCTGTGACCCACCGGGGAGTCTTCATTCAGCTCAACTTTCAGCGAGCTGTGTTCAAACGTCGGGCTGTTGTCATTGAAGTCCAGCACGCTGATATTTACAATCATTGACCCGGACTTTGCAGGCACTCCTCCGTCAGTTGCAGTGACTTCGAATGTGTAAGAGTCCTCCACCTCCCTATCGAGCTCCCTCACCAGCACCAGCTCAGCAAACCTCACTCCATCTTCCCGATCGCGCACTTCAATGGCAAAATTACTAGAGGGGGAAATGTTGTAGCTCTGAATGTAGTTTTCACCCACGTCCTGGTCGAGAGCAATCTGCAGTGGGAATCTTGAGTCCAGCGGGACATTCTCCACTATCTTCAGGTGTGTCTGGTTGCGCGGAAAATGAGGAGAGTGGTCGTTGATGTCTTTTACCTCGATCTCCACGTGAATGAGTTGAAACTTTTCTTTGGAGAAGGCCACAACGTCGAAGGTGATGAAGCAGCGCGGAGACCTGGGGCAGAGCTGCTCTCTGTCAATCATTTCTGCAACACTCAGAAGTCCGTCAATCTCCCTCATTTCAATCACAGAAGAGTTGTTTTCTTGCATGAAGCGGAACGATGTGTCGGGGTCATCAGCTGGATCAATCTTCAAATCTTGGGACAGATTTCCTATCTCCGTCCCCGGGGCATCCTCTTCATAGGTGAAATACCTTGTAGTTGTACACTGAACAgagtataaaaataaagaaagcacCATGCACAGCCCAACTCCTGCAATCTTGCAAAATCCCATGTTGAGTGGTTACAAAGTGctgctaaaaaaaagtcataaatgaTGCAAACAATCCACTACTTGTGCTATGTCAGGTCAAAGCACAGCTGTGTTAAACTCTGACTTTGCTGTGGGACTATAAGACCCGGTATATGCAAATAGCCTGCCCCATCGACCAATAGCCTTCCAGTGGTCCGCCAACAGGGGAACGTTTGGCTCTGCAGCAAACTGCTGTCCACTTTTGTGGGAGCAAATGGTTTATTAGATAAACTGATTGTGGAGCTTTAATCGAGCTGATAATAGTGTGACTTGAATAAATCTGCACAGGCAATTAATTAACTGACTAAATCACTTAGAGGACTGTATTAAATAGGACCATGTGCCATCAGAGAAAGAAGAAGTCTACTTTTGAAAGTAAAGTATTGATTAGGTGTTAGTCAGTTAGGAAATCATGCAGAAGCTGGGGTGAAAAAATCCACATaccaattaaattaaaacaagctgataattgctgcaaaagtAAATAAGTGCTATCGTGAGCACCGTTAGTACCCTAAATGTAGTTTTGCTTTGCTGTACTTCTAAAAATGAATGTAGGCTTCTTAAAACGGTATAAGTAGTTAAAGCACTGGTGGAGGAAGTTCTGATGTTattttctgtttagttttcTTTCGTCTTTcgttatttctttctttgttgtAGAAATTCTCAGTTACAAGGAaaactcctgcattcaaaagtgTACTTCAAGTACATggattatcagcaaaatgtactaaaGTATCTAAATAAAAGCACTGTAAATGCAGAATGACTGCTTTCAGAGTGCTGTATGTTACATAAATGTATTTAGTGTACAATAAGAACAAAAACTTTCCATTGCTGGATAGGAAATGCAAAATTGGAAACTGGAGAAAACATCTAATAATGGAGGATCTCAGAGCCTGATGACTTTCATTGTTATTCATAAACAATTATGTGTTATAATCACACATCTACATCAAAATCCTTACCCTGAGATTTAGGCTTAATAAAACCCAAACTATGAATccataaatatttatttatttagttgttgTTTTATCCCCACACAATCATATCTATCAATATAAACATTGCCCATAAATAATTTGCATAATAAAGGACAAGCAGaaatctctctttctgtgcAGCTGTAGAAACTGTCTCATCTGTTCTAATGGTGGAGGAGGAATGTAAGTAGCTATATTCCGGTAAAGAAAACCCACAAAGCCAAGTGTCATTTGATTAGTATTGTGTTTTGGACACCCACACTGTTAATTACACATAGAATATCAGTGTGGCTCCATGTTAGAGGGAAATCCTGCCTGTGTAATCAAGACCATCTGTATTATAATAAACACTCAAATGCACTCAATTTACCCTTTTCAACAACAGTTCTTAAACAAGAGCCTTGGAAGtcagaaaaacaaagaagtCAGGAGAATAAACTACATTGGATGATTCTCCCTgacacctcaaacacacacaataacacacacacacacacacacacacacacacacacacacacacacacacacacacacacacacacatgcaatcaAAAAAACAGCTCCCATAGTGATAACAAAAGAGCATGAGTCAACCAGACCTTTGTCAACCATATGGGTGATTAGCTTGTGCTGATTAAAAGGCGTCTATGGCCCTTCAAAGGGCTCTTCACACCTCACAAAAGTTTGAGTTAAATCTGTCTGAGCCCCCCCAAGAGGGCACATACAGGGAGGTGTGAAAAAGCACACAGAGCCACGCAGACCAGAGATACTTGTGACTTTGTCAGTGTGAGAGGTGATAAGGAGCTCTGTGACACACATGGATGGATTCACAGCCGGCAAAGGAAGGTATTCCAGATGTGTCTCTCCCCAGCAACGCTTTCCAGCTCCTGCTGGGTGATCCCAAGGTGTTCCCAAACCAGATGAGATAAATAATCTCTCAATGCCCAAAAAACCTCCAAAGAAAGACATCTTGatcagatgcccaaaccacttCAACTGCCTCTACTCCAAGCTCCCTCAGGATGTCTGAGCTCCAGACCATCTCTAAGGGTGAGCCCAGCCAACCTACAGAGGAAACTCATTTAGGCTGCTCTCATTCTTTCTGTCTCTACCCAAAGCTCATAACCATAGATGAGGGTTGGAACGTAGACTGACTGGTAAATCAAAAGCTTTtagctcacattactgctgaCACCGCACAGATTCTCCTGTCAATCTCACGCTCCATTTTACCAAAAGCCACAGCCCTTCTAGCCTCCTGGTACCTGTTTGCTGCTTTAAGAGACTCCCTACGCCATCCAGTCCTCCGTCATCAGCATGACCATCTCCTTAGCAGGTTGTCAGGTTGCTGCCACCACAGGCACAAACCTTCTGACCACAACTCTGAGCAGTCagtatttcagtaattccattcaaaaagtgaaacttgtataatgtatacagtcattccacacagactgatatatttcaagtgtttatttcttttacttttgatgattagaactgacaactaatgaaaaccccaaattcagtatctcagaaaattagaatattgtgacaaggttcaatattgaagacacctggtgccacactctaatcagcaaattaactcaaaacacctgcaaaggcctttaaatggtccctcagtctagttctgtaggctacacaatcatggggaagactgctgacttgacagctgtccaaaagatgaccattgacaccttgcacaaggagggtaTGACACAAAAGgccattgctaaagaggctggctgttcacagagctctgtgtccaagcacattaatagagaggcgaagggaaggaaatgtggtagaaaaaagtgtacaagcaatagggataactgcaccctggagaggattgtgaaacaaaacccattcaaaaatgtgggggagattcacaaagagtggactgcagctggagtcagtgcttcaagaaccaccacgcacagaagtatgcaagacatgggtttcagctgtctcattccttgtgtcaagccactcctgaacaagacacagcatcagaagcgtctcgcctgagctaaagacaaaaaggactggactgctgctgagtggtacaaagttatgttctctgatgaaagtaaattttagcatttcctttggaaatcaatgtcctagagtctggaggaagagaggagaggcacagaatccacgttgcttgaagtccagtgtaaattTTCCatagtcagtgatggtttggggtgccatgtcatctgctggtgttggtccactgtgttttctgaggtccagggtcaacgcagccgtctaccagaaagttttagagcacttcatgcttcctgctgctgaccaactttatggagatgcagatttcattttccaacaggacttggcacctgcacacagtgtcaaagctaccagtacctggtttaaggaccatggtatccctgttcttaattggccagcaaactcgcctgaccttaaccctatagaaaatctatggggtattgtgaagaggaagatgtgatgcgccagacccaacaatgcagaagagctgaaggccactatcagagcaacctgggctctcataacacctgagcagtgccacagactgatcgactccatgccatgccgcattgctgcagtaattcaggcaaaaagagccaactaagtattgagtgctgtacatgctcatacttttcatgttcgtACATTTCAGTTGTCCTACATTtctaaaatcctttttttgtattggtcttaagtaatattctaattttctgagatactgaatttggggttttcattagttgtcaatTATAATCAtcgaaattaaaagaaataaacacttgaaatatatcagtctgtgtggaatgactgtatacattatacaagtttcactttttgaatggaattactgaaataaatcaactttttcatgatattctaattatatgaccagcacggATTATGTTGCCTGCTTTATCCTTGGCAAGACTACTAGGCAGTGTGAacaaaaaccaacaacaaaTTGTTTAAACACTTTGCAGCAAGAGTAGTCCAGTTCATAATGTATGCCTTTgaaagctgcagtgtttacatatTGAACATGGAACGTGCTTCAGTCGCATCAGCAGAGGTGTAAAGTGTTTGTTCTCAAATCCACAAGGCATCAAACCaacaagttttctttttttccccaaatgcTGAAGCTTGTATTATGTCACAAATCATTTAATCAAGTGTTATTCTGACTATACGCTAAACAGACCAATAGAACTTAAACCGTTAATCTTGGAAGTGCAACAGCATTGCATCATCACTAGTGGTTTTCAACATCAAGTGAGAAATCTTCTCATGTTGAGTTAAGTGTAAACCAGAAATGTAGCCTCTATCACTCATTAGTtcttggttgttgtttttttcattctctatctctattttattaaaaacaagATCACACTGAACATATGAACACTGAGCCAGAGTGGGATCAAACATAAGATACTTTTCTGCCATTACCAGACATACAAAGCCTTCAGCACAACAGTCCCATGCTGGCTGGGTGTTGAAATCCAGGATTTGGTGGCTACAAGGAGTCAGAAGGTAATGCAAAATTATTGGCCAAATTAGTTGTTTGCCACTAAGAGGATTACGCTTTAATCTTATCACGCACTTACCACTTTGTGTTGCCACGGTTTAAAAGGTAACAGCTGAGCAGCTGTAgatgaaaatatttcagtctaaaATGAATGGGCAGACATAATGATTAAAACAGCTGCACAGGTAGTGATGACTTGTTCACTTGTGAGTTTCTTGTGTGTCTTATTGTGTTTGAGCTAACAGCCTCAATATAAAACCCCACCTTATCATGTCCAAAGTATTTCTCTGATCAATACATCACTACAAGGTCACCAGAGGCCTTAACCACAAACAAAGCCTGACTAACACAGGAGTGATACTTGTTTGTCACTTAAATCAGGTGATTAATGCAGATCACGGCTTCATTAAGACGTGTGTGGTGACAGTAAGATCATTACAGCAGATTAATGGGTTTGGCCATCTGTTCTCTCACAGAGGTGATTTTAATTAATGGTAAGAATATTGTTAATCTTTCCTTCAACATTACAGTCAACATTACAGTAATCACAATGATGGTCAGAAATCAGTCCAATGTCAGTCAGGCTTTGACATCATTTGAAGGCTGTTTGAAGATTCTCCACCCCATGCCACCAGGTAGGAAGGCAGGAAAAGCATTTGGTGACGACTGGGAGCAGTAATCCTGGCATATGCCACTGGGAACAAATGTCTCAAATGCCCACCTTTTGGATAACAGCCACCATGTTACCCACTGCTAGAAAATTGTCAGCCATTTAAGATGCTAAAAAGGCTTTTTGAcatgtttattgttttatattttgcaaGTTTTACAGTCAGAAAAGTCAGTACAGGAATTTCTAACAATGTTAACATATACAATTATAATGATCAACAGGTGAACTCGGAACATTAGAGTTGTATCTATGAGTTTTGGTTTGTCTGGAGTTATTTTGTCATAAAACTATATAAATCATTTACCTGTTAATATATACACAACACACCTAAAGGCAgagtgacacagatacagggaaccatatacatacatacaggtatgcacataaacaaaatagaaaatgagCATGCAGCACAATCAAGCTATTATGCAGAAAACATgacagaataaaaacactaaTCAGCTTTGTTTCCTAAGTTCTGGCTCGAGTTTGAGACAACAACAGATACTGCTGTGTGTCATGTAACACCATCTACTTTAATGCATGCTACTTCACAGATACTGCATGCAAGATGTACAGTAGTGtgaacattaaaacaatgcatACATCTTGGGTCATTCCATTTGCATGATTTAAAAGTTTTTTACACTGACAGAATCTGAAAATCAGCATTACATCATTCTGTTAGCTATTCCAAAACGTACCCCtataattaaaaatgttccAATTTCTGCTGCTAAATACTTAAATGGGCTCTTTTGATAAAAAAACTATAACATTGAGAGATAGACTTAAATTCACGACACTGAGTTTATTGAATTTATAGATAGGCACATACTTTTTTGCTAAGGCTGGATAGCCATTTTCAGGCCAGCACCCTATCAGTTTCCCCATCTCACTTTAACCTTAGATGCTCTAATAAACTGGGGGTATACATGTCACTACTCTGGCCGTGAGGGTCATGTGGAGGGTTTAATCTCAGCCATTTGGGCTGTCTGAAAGGCAGATAAAACAAGATTATCCTGGGCTTGGTATTGGC
It contains:
- the pcdh8.1 gene encoding protocadherin-8 encodes the protein MGAVFLIACVCVCVCVSQCTTTRYFTYEEDAPGTEIGNLSQDLKIDPADDPDTSFRFMQENNSSVIEMREIDGLLSVAEMIDREQLCPRSPRCFITFDVVAFSKEKFQLIHVEIEVKDINDHSPHFPRNQTHLKIVENVPLDSRFPLQIALDQDVGENYIQSYNISPSSNFAIEVRDREDGVRFAELVLVRELDREVEDSYTFEVTATDGGVPAKSGSMIVNISVLDFNDNSPTFEHSSLKVELNEDSPVGHRVLKVHAFDPDDGVNGEVTYAFADGLSPEAGRLFHIDPFSGDVNLKALVDFEKRRSYELNIKASDSGANSVPSSCKVVIDIVDVNDNAPEISIKPMTSSSDGVAYITEAAAAESFVALISTSDRDSGSNGYVRISLLGHEHFTLQQAYGDSFMIITSTTLDREKIPEYNLTVIAEDLGSPPFKTVRQYTIRVTDENDNAPLFSKSLFEVSVLENNIPGSYVTTVVARDPDVGKNAKVSYKLIDSEVPGGSLMSTYVSVDSLSGSLYTLRSFDYETLQQIELVIQAEDRGSPSLSSTSTIRIKVVDLNDNYPYFTFPVLVNDSADIPLPFNAPAGYLAICVSAEDNDEAVNSELYYQIVQGDPQLFTMNKDTGEIALKQWLTSEIGDVLEMKIAVSDNGRSPLSSSATIRFIVSDTQPSEDQVVIVLRSNDEEGFGLDGSLIVIIMLSGGCALLLIAIVVVVVTCKLSRNGGSKREVCHSLFDGRPMLSSTEPNIYTGQQGFFHERTSSSLDDPCLYEERSGDSETKMFLPSKHFQAKSVWQGDKYCLQVSGIGNSDQLSVKDSGKGDSDFNDSDSDISGDGGKKNFSTFQPRMKSSSSAANSLSEDCQGTYCAVPPQSFRGPRDNAYTIGFSPVPVFNNPHGYLHFWKDSGYGTNRPKSKSSIQTFSRAGTLPPYFPQQQQQQQQQREASVGGAEIHCHSPKIVTVATALEVATIF